The following proteins are encoded in a genomic region of Triticum dicoccoides isolate Atlit2015 ecotype Zavitan chromosome 1B, WEW_v2.0, whole genome shotgun sequence:
- the LOC119336240 gene encoding mitochondrial inner membrane protein OXA1-like, with translation MALAAAARRSLASGGLSGPLARRLHPSLAQLLPSNSSGDPRKPSTLPPPPAPRPFHFALAPRGTSQTLSSPPFGLHLLPGPSRRSFSSSCDTGFTDTTTDSAASAAAPASFPGEVAWAAEDSSMAVAAVQHLIDAVHSFTGLNWWISIALSTVLLRCGMFTIAMLVRKRLYGMRQELFQYLKLVKDSKGKKSIQELADAGDPLVRNLGFLPILQFIATPYTFVTLYSAISNMVEKVPSLKGGGALWFTDLTTPDALCIFPMITSLFIMLRFEVNYGVAAKRTEHSRKMEDNARQVVRAMSLLPMLWTATLPQAISCSLVTWSGLTLAGRIVLKHPDVQKVLYGGSFLLKQECSSSNGQKGPTAEDSPPPVKEEEEPVSPETKKSSDASVHIDESDKKSTKDG, from the exons ATGGCGTTGGCCGCGGCCGCGCGCAGAAGCCTCGCATCCGGTGGCCTCTCCGGTCCCCTCGCCCGCCGCCTCCATCCGTCACTGGCCCAGCTGCTTCCATCCAACTCCTCCGGCGATCCTCGAAAACCCTCGACCCTTCCACCCCCACCCGCACCACGACCGTTTCACTTCGCGCTCGCCCCTCGCGGGACATCCCAAACCCTAAGCTCCCCCCCATTCGGTCTTCACCTCCTCCCCGGGCCATCCCGCCGCAGCTTCTCCTCTTCCTGCGACACCGGCTTCACCGACACCACCACCGATTCCGCAGCGTCCGCGGCGGCCCCGGCGAGCTTCCCCGGCGAGGTGGCATGGGCCGCGGAGGACTCATCAATGGCCGTCGCGGCGGTGCAGCATCTCATCGACGCGGTCCATTCCTTCACCGGTCTGAACTG GTGGATTTCTATTGCTCTCTCCACAGTGCTGCTACGCTGTGGGATGTTCACAATTGCGATGCTTGTCAGGAAACGCCTATAT GGGATGCGTCAGGAGCTGTTTCAATACCTCAAGTTGGTAAAGGAT TCCAAGGGTAAAAAATCAATACAAGAACTTGCAGATGCAGGGGATCCTTTGGTCAGAAA TCTTGGTTTTCTGCCAATTCTTCAATTCATTGCGACGCCGTATACCTTTGTAACTCTTTACAGTGCT ATATCAAACATGGTTGAGAAAGTTCCATCTTTAAAAGGGGGTGGAGCTTTATGGTTTACTGATCTGACGACTCCTGATGCTCTTTGCATCTTTCCCATGATAACATCACTGTTCATCATGCTTCGCTTTGAG GTCAACTATGGTGTTGCAGCAAAACGTACAGAACACTCTCGCAAGATGGAAGATAATGCAAGGCAGGTTGTGAGAGCAATGTCTCTTCTACCTATGCTGTGGACAGCTACCCTTCCTCAG GCGATTTCTTGTTCCTTGGTCACCTGGAGCGGTCTGACTCTTGCAGGAAGGATAG TTCTTAAGCATCCAGATGTGCAGAAAGTACTATACGGTGGCTCCTTTCTACTAAAACAAGAATGTTCCTCTTCCAATGGACAGAAGGGCCCGACTGCTGAAGATTCCCCGCCTCCTGTCAAAGAAGAGGAAGAACCAGTTTCTCCAGAGACAAAGAAATCTTCCGATGCCAGCGTTCACATAGACGAGTCTGACAAGAAATCGACCAAAGACGGTTAA